The Peribacillus simplex genome contains the following window.
TTCCACTTCAATTTTGTCATGCAGCAGAAGTTCCCGGTTTTCTTTTAGCAGTTCATCATAAGATTTCTTTCTCCTAGACATTTTTTAATTCACCTCTCAAGTGATTGAATTCCTTTTGCAGGACAACAACCGGAAGCTCGTATAGTTGTTTATTATATTTTTTAAAAATCCCGAATTTCAGAAGTTCTTGTATAAGTTCTTCTTTTTTTGTTTCTCCCTTTGTACTTAATTGGGTAATCATCAAGGACCCTCCTTAACAAAAATGCTGACTTTTGGTATTTGGGATTGCCTAGCATCCCACTTGAAGAATCTCCTCTTCTACCTATTGCTTTCCCATTAAGGGCATGCTCTGCAAAGTCTTCACATTTCCTTAATTGTTCGTATGTAGGACCTTCCTGGTGCATTTTCAATACTCCAATCAAATACACCAAATCCACATTGCTATTACCTAATTCACTATAGTTGAAAACGATTCTCATTGTCAATTATATACCTCTGCTAATTATATGAAGGATGATCATCAGGAACGGATATTTTCATAAAAAGGTAAGACCTTCCCTATATCTGTAATGCGCCTGGAACTTTAACATTTATCCTTAAAAAAAAGCCCGTTTTTACTCATTAAGAGCAAACAGGCTTTTTGTAAGTCTACTATCCCAAACATGTACTATCTTGAACTGCTTTTCCAGGTTCTTTATGAATAGCTTAAATCTTTGTATTAATAAAATTTCACAATATCTTCAAATGGCAGGAACGTCTTTTCTCCTGGTTGTTCATTGGGCTCACCAAATGGCATTTGAGCTATCAATGACCATTCCCCAGGAATATCCCAAGTTTTCTTCACTTCTTCATCAATGATCGGATTATAGTGTTGTATTGATGACCCAATGCCTTCCGCTGATAAAGTCATCCATATTGCATACTGCAACATAGCATTTCCTTGATGGGACCAATATGGAAACTGTTCTTTATATGATGGTGCTTTTTCTTGCATTTGCTTTATCGTTTCTTGATTTTCAAAGAATAGGATTGTGCCCACTCCATCACGAAATCCTTGTAATCGTTCGACAGTTGCCGCAAAGCTCTCTTCTGGAACGCGCGAACGAAGTGTTTCTTTTACGATATCCCAAAACTTTTCATGTTCGTCATTCATCACTACCACCACTCGTCCACTTTGCATATTAAATGAAGTTGGTGCATGTAAAGCGGTTTTTAAAACTTCATTAATTCTTTCTTTCGTAATATTTTCATTCTTTTTCACCTTACGGATCGAACGGCGATTGATGATTGCTTCTTTTAAATTTGTTGTAGTTGCTGACATTTTGATTCCTCCAAATTATGTTTAATTTAATAGGATAGATTGATATTTATTTAATAGCTCAGAACGTTATTAGCAATTCCCCTTACTATCGCATTGCAAGCCATCAAATTCATTCAGTTTATTTTTTGCTGCTTCCTTCTCTATGACTTGCGCTAACCTTTCTTTGCTAGCGAGTCCCTGGATCACTTCATCACCAATGATAAATGTTGGAACAGCCCTAATATCCGCTTCTTCATAGGCATGTTTTAGTGCTTCTTGATGTACTTCACGATACTTACGTGACACTAAAGCTTCTCTAAAAGCATCCTCGGGAAGTTCAACTTCACCTGCTAATTTTGTTAATACTTCAATATCCTCAATATTTTGTTCCTCTTGAAAAAATGCTGTAAAAACTCTGTCATGGAACTCATTTCCTTTTCCGTGCTCCTTTGCAAACTGGCACCCTTCGAACGCCAAATGTGTATATGGGTGCGGAGAAACACGGGGTAGACGCATCTCAATTCCTAGTTTTTTCGCAACAGGAAGAATATAAGAATCCCATGAGCTCAACTTATCAGGTTCTTTCCATGGATCAATTT
Protein-coding sequences here:
- a CDS encoding nitroreductase family protein — protein: MSATTTNLKEAIINRRSIRKVKKNENITKERINEVLKTALHAPTSFNMQSGRVVVVMNDEHEKFWDIVKETLRSRVPEESFAATVERLQGFRDGVGTILFFENQETIKQMQEKAPSYKEQFPYWSHQGNAMLQYAIWMTLSAEGIGSSIQHYNPIIDEEVKKTWDIPGEWSLIAQMPFGEPNEQPGEKTFLPFEDIVKFY
- a CDS encoding Fur-regulated basic protein FbpA, whose amino-acid sequence is MITQLSTKGETKKEELIQELLKFGIFKKYNKQLYELPVVVLQKEFNHLRGELKNV
- a CDS encoding FbpB family small basic protein, with translation MSRRKKSYDELLKENRELLLHDKIEVERIYTKIDQKAISEKKGSKQVQS
- a CDS encoding DsbA family oxidoreductase produces the protein MTVKIKAYSDFICPFCFLGKGPLDEIVKEKDVEVEWMPFELRPSPYSKIDPWKEPDKLSSWDSYILPVAKKLGIEMRLPRVSPHPYTHLAFEGCQFAKEHGKGNEFHDRVFTAFFQEEQNIEDIEVLTKLAGEVELPEDAFREALVSRKYREVHQEALKHAYEEADIRAVPTFIIGDEVIQGLASKERLAQVIEKEAAKNKLNEFDGLQCDSKGNC